The Daucus carota subsp. sativus chromosome 7, DH1 v3.0, whole genome shotgun sequence genome window below encodes:
- the LOC108196546 gene encoding uncharacterized protein LOC108196546: protein MGKKKRVPEVLWRKYGSKASTLRRTISRLLSPNHQSLPLLAADDPPDYRYLLNHCFVVISDNASPSPPPPYISRWSQSQIVRMSVETMLSQHRLDRQQNVLCYDYDKYTHSSPVISLLTSPTWTLLSQRLGDAIMFYLLKSTCIFLPLGRNKYHHVTGFPMTQSVFKCPKRTHDPPVSSKKRKRIDVDSTLMTSNADSLDAHAFSSCFGCARPTYSTPSSPPHAECRSETSVHGTQTTAGAAYTYNGGLSIGECPATTTTSMPNKKKHSKASKWQREKRRKLLASDEACNVCPEVKSFSNKDNNGKRSRQYRWQRHQKRRLESSQEASNLSQCPKQNTNGDLLTDPKKVTCSCCSVFQCMHKVRRSQIDRQSMFYKLENASGFPSKYMLNSLKPNLYDANILFKNIFGVSDANINSQATCCFHSNHSCITGSKCLYHSLLKHLKELIRKAHLCQHGSFLEKHCAVPSFDQYPCEYTSSEVVKGEVDRGQVNMSVWVGESDVVGKSGKKGKRSQKIEKGGEEEVRDHLDVEEGGIVKSGKKGKRSKKKEMDGVEEETDRMDVVEDGIGNSRKKGKKKEMDGVGEVMDCLDMEEDGIENSRKKGRKSKNKEMDGVGEVTDCMDVEEDGIGKSRKKGEKSKEKDGAEEMNDQTNVENDRNLESTVENKKKKNKGNDMVAGGESMTDPQDKEYKVEKRKKKKKTKTFENQDALNKKTETEAKERNNIAGNVEKKKKKRKRTVEEEDDNDKGQTNGCYGEDHVNSLPDDNGMVTIGKVKMMEKKKKRQRKNEEITEKDGLLSKAKDNETTNVSGKDKTKSVNKDPENPKSKVKKKVRFSNDLEVFPSNSLVQGKRFTPEEDEKLRAAVKEYIQSHCLGEKGVEMVMNCISHRQVRNCWNEINKALPYRPKSAIYCRAHTLFERGETHEWTEEEKEMLLEQYKKHGNNWKLMAKEFKRHRLQVKDTYRRIKRERNRGHWSQEEYQTLFDNVNIDLRAKLDEEKKSKHGMLRDNICWTAISDKLSTRADSLCCMKWYNQLTSPMVAQGIWADSDDYRLLDALFNLDACCIEDVDWDDLMDHRSGDVCRKRWDQMVLHIGLHGVKSFSEQVEVLAKRYRPELTEAREAWDSKPLVP from the exons ATGGGGAAGAAGAAAAGGGTCCCTGAGGTGTTGTGGAGGAAATACGGCAGCAAAGCTTCCACTCTCCGCCGTACTATCTCGAGACTCCTAAGCCCCAACCACCAGTCTCTGCCTCTGCTCGCCGCTGATGACCCCCCTGACTATCGCTACCTTTTGAACCACTGCTTCGTCGTCATCTCCGACAATGCCTCTccttctcctcctcctcccTACATCTCTCGCTGGTCTCAATCTCAG ATTGTGCGGATGAGTGTTGAAACCATGTTATCTCAACATCGACTTGATCGTCAGCAAAATGTTTTATGCTATGACTACGACAAG TATACACATTCAAGTCCAGTCATAAGCTTATTAACATCTCCCACTTGGACTCTTCTTTCCCAAAGG CTCGGAGATGCTATCATGTTTTATTTACTCAAATCGACTTGTATCTTTCTGCCTCTTGGACGTAATAAATACCATCATGTTACTGGCTTTCCCATGACTCAGTCAGTCTTTAAGTGTCCCAAGCGTACCCATGACCCGCCAG TTTCCTCAAAAAAGAGGAAAAGGATTGATGTTGATTCAACATTGATGACATCTAATGCTGATTCTTTGGATGCTCATGCTTTCTCAAGCTGTTTTGGATGTGCTCGTCCAACTTATTCTACTCCCTCCAGCCCCCCTCACGCTGAATGTCGCAGTGAGACAAGTGTACATGGAACTCAAACTACAGCCGGTGCAGCTTACACATATAATGGAGGGTTGTCGATTGGTGAATGTCCAGCAACAACAACCACCAGCATGCCAAATAAGAAGAAGCATTCAAAGGCATCTAAGTGGCAGCGGGAAAAAAGACGTAAGTTGTTGGCTTCGGATGAGGCCTGTAATGTATGCCCAGAAGTCAAGTCCTTTAGCAACAAAGATAATAATGGGAAGCGGTCAAGGCAATACAGGTGGCAGCGCCACCAAAAACGTAGATTAGAGTCCTCTCAAGAGGCATCGAATCTGTCTCAATGCCCCAAACAGAACACAAACGGTGATCTGCTCACAGATCCTAAAAAG GTTACGTGCTCTTGTTGTTCCGTCTTCCAATGCATGCATAAAGTCCGTAGATCTCAAATTGACAGGCAATCAATGTTCTATAAGTTGGAAAATGCATCAGGTTTTCCGAGCAAAT ACATGTTGAATTCCTTGAAACCCAATCTATATGATGCAAATATTCTATTCAAGAATATATTTGGGGTATCCGATGCCAATATCAATTCTCAAGCAACGTGCTGCTTCCACAGCAATCATAGTTGTATCACTGGATCCAAATGTTT GTATCACTCACTTCTTAAGCATCTTAAAGAACTTATACGCAAGGCTCACTTGTGCCAACATGGAAGCTTTTTAGAAAAGCACTGCGCCGTGCCATCTTTTGATCAATATCCTTGCGAATACACCAGCTCCGAAGTTGTG AAGGGAGAAGTGGACAGAGGGCAAGTGAACATGAGTGTGTGGGTGGGAGAGAGTGATGTGGTTGGGAAGAGTGGGAAGAAGGGTAAGAGAAGTCAGAAGATTGAGAAAGGCGGGGAGGAAGAGGTACGTGATCATCTGGATGTGGAAGAAGGTGGAATTGTAAAGAGTGGGAAGAAGGGGAAGAGAAGTAAGAAGAAAGAGATGGATGGGGTGGAAGAGGAAACTGATCGTATGGATGTGGTAGAAGATGGAATTGGAAATAGTAGGAAGAAGGGGAAGAAGAAAGAGATGGATGGGGTGGGAGAGGTAATGGATTGTCTGGATATGGAAGAAGATGGAATTGAAAATAGTAGGAAGAAGGGGAGGAAAAGTAAGAATAAAGAGATGGATGGGGTGGGAGAGGTAACTGATTGTATGGATGTGGAAGAAGATGGAATTGGAAAGAGTAGGAAGAAGGGGGAGAAAAGTAAAGAGAAGGATGGGGCGGAAGAGATGAATGATCAGACTAATGTGGAAAACGATCGAAACTTGGAATCTACAgtagaaaataagaaaaagaagaataagGGAAATGACATGGTTGCTGGCGGGGAATCAATGACTGATCCTCAAGATAAAGAATATAAAGTTGAAAAacggaagaagaagaagaaaacaaaaaccTTTGAGAATCAAGATGCATTAAATAAGAAGACTGAAACTGAAGCTAAAGAGAGGAACAACATTGCAGGGAATgtggagaagaagaaaaagaagaggaaAAGGACGgtggaagaagaagatgataatGACAAAGGACAGACGAATGGTTGCTATGGAGAAGATCATGTAAATTCTTTACCTGATGACAATGGTATGGTTACTATAGGGAAGGTTAAGAtgatggagaagaagaagaagcggCAGAGGAAGAATGAGGAAATAACGGAAAAGGACGGGCTTTTAAGTAAGGCAAAAGATAATGAAACCACGAATGTTTCAGGAAAGGATAAGACCAAGTCAGTAAATAAGGATCCTGAAAATCCTAAATCAAAAGTAAAGAAGAAAGTTAGGTTTTCTAATGATTTAGAGGTTTTTCCATCTAATAGCCTAGTTCAAGGTAAGAGATTCACTCCGGAAGAAGATGAGAAGTTGAGAGCAGCTGTTAAAGAGTATATACAGTCACATTGCTTAGGTGAAAAAGGTGTGGAAATGGTCATGAATTGTATTTCTCACCGACAAGTAAGGAACTGTTGGAATGAAATAAATAAAGCGTTACCATATAGGCCTAAATCAGCGATATATTGCCGTGCTCATACATTGTTTGAGAGAGGTGAGACACATGAATGgactgaagaagaaaaagaaatgcTTCTGGAACAGTATAAAAAGCATGGTAACAATTGGAAGCTGATGGCTAAAGAATTTAAGAGACATAGACTTCAGGTGAAGGATACATATCGTAGAATAAAAAGGGAACGAAATAGAGGACATTGGTCCCAAGAAGAATACCAAACCTTGTTTGACAACGTGAATATTGATTTGCGAGCTAAGCTTGATGAAGAGAAGAAATCGAAGCATGGAATGTTACGAGATAATATATGTTGGACTGCAATCAGTGACAAATTGTCAACTAGAGCCGACTCACTTTGCTGTATGAAATGGTACAATCAGTTAACATCTCCTATGGTTGCTCAGGGTATATGGGCTGATTCTGATGATTACCGTCTGCTTGATGCACTTTTTAACTTAGATGCATGCTGCATAGAGGATGTAGATTGGGATGACCTGATGGATCATAGGTCTGGTGATGTATGTAGGAAGCGTTGGGACCAAATGGTGCTTCACATAGGCTTACATGGGGTCAAGTCTTTTTCTGAGCAAGTTGAAGTTCTGGCAAAGCGATACCGTCCAGAACTAACTGAAGCACGGGAGGCTTGGGACAGCAAACCTTTGGTCCCATGA